The proteins below come from a single Cryptococcus neoformans var. neoformans JEC21 chromosome 14 sequence genomic window:
- a CDS encoding nuclear localization sequence binding protein, putative → MADNPVLQALQTLYHDPDTAAKRRANEWLQEFQHSTEAWQTAHVLLNAPDSPLEGRLFSAQTLRAKITYDLSQLPRESLPPLRDSLLNILLPLSSSSAPTGSKAVLLQLCLAISDLALQMPEWENVVPNMIERFGTDPGTVTVLLLFLKTLPEEATNPRIPLAQDEARAILNRLVSGSAGRVLEVLTMYIQAEGVTTSIQISVFEALRSWLQAGEVTASQVAATPLFSAALSALASDQLFDAAVDVLCDLIHETQELNDNMTVVQEIIPRVIALRGEVERYKDDPDRVRGYCRILCEAGECYQSLIVQHPGDLLPLVQAIAECAAYPDLDIVPITFYFWYALSESLERQENFSQNPAYSPILSIFSDLQSIIISHLHFPPDDEQQTAQERDEFRTFRHRMGDTLKDCCHVLGATVCLKKSYDLILSALSQPSPSWQAIEAPLFSMRSMGAEVDPNDDEVLPHIMALLPTLPQHPKIRYASILVISRYSPWLNRHPEHLTFTLSYVSAGFEMADEQVSAAAAHAMKFICQDCTTHLVPFLPQLHTFMESIGERLGQEDVVEVCEAIAYIIDGMLPAEAASALLQFCSPLITRIQTLLSLSPSAPTSSVSVSEGDLEKVSDTLEQIDAYLSIVRTLSPFPPSCYSTAERVYAILDVLLENFGGVYHVSEKVGSVLRRGLIFFPAEVLVGAGAGAEGESGGRRGEEGGMVSQLIKRMQTSFEETGYASYLWIMGKVVDKFGDMVLSSTSRGETDGAGRMVGELLGRAFEGVTTSLGRLLERKVAVEIPDVLDDYVHLFLSYLIHLPPILASPLLPLALSHTLQALTCPATSIILTSLDVLALLSSHLSPSPSPSATSTSSSRPSTPKNPTAVRPMFAQYARPTLSLLLKGLIADFPDEASEPIGQVLVHFAIAFGGSGGEMEAWVREALAGVGGHLVLPADKEAFLGHIHECIANGQPEKIKYALHGLLRAARRMRERGRQSRKSLGAV, encoded by the exons ATGGCAGACAACCCAGTCTTACAGGCGCTCCAGACCCTTTATCACGATCCGGATACCGCagcgaagaggagagcAAATGAATGGCTCCAAGAATTTCAACATAGT ACTGAAGCATGGCAGACTGCACATGTTCTACTCAACGCCCCTGATTCGCCATTAGAAGGGAGGTTATTCTCTGCTCAGACATTGCGTGCCAAA ATCACATACGACCTCTCCCAACTCCCACGCGAATCCCTACCACCCCTCCGCGACTCCCTGCTTAACATCCTCCTacccctctcctcctcttctgcccCGACCGGCTCCAAAgctgtccttcttcaactaTGTCTCGCCATCTCCGACCTTGCTCTCCAAATGCCCGAATGGGAAAATGTCGTACCCAACATGATTGAGAGGTTTGGGACGGACCCAGGGACGGTGACAGTGTTACTGTTGTTTTTGAAGACATTGCCGGAGGAAGCGACGAATCCGAGGATACCGCTCGCGCAAGATGAGGCGAGGGCGATTCTGAATCGGTTGGTTAGTGGCTCGGCGGGGAGGGTCTTGGAGGTCTTGACAATGTATATCCAAGCCGAGG GCGTGACAACGTCTATCCAAATATCCGTATTCGAAGCTCTCCGAAGCTGGCTTCAAGCCGGCGAAGTGACCGCTTCCCAAGTCGCCGCAACCCCCCTCTTCTCGGCCGCTCTCTCCGCCCTCGCTTCTGATCAGCTATTCGACGCTGCTGTTGACGTCCTGTGTGATCTCATCCATGAAACTCAGGAATTAAACGACAATATGACTGTCGTCCAAGAAATTATTCCGAGGGTGATTGCTTTACGGGGAGAAGTGGAGAGGTATAAGGATGACCCGGATAGGGTGAGGGGATACTGTAGGATACTCTGTGAGGCGGGAGAGTGTTATCAAAGCCTAATCGTCCAGCACCCAGGGGACTTGTTACCCCTCGTCCAAGCTATCGCCGAATGCGCCGCCTACCCTGACCTCGATATTGTACCCATCACATTTTACTTCTGGTACGCCCTCTCCGAATCTCTCGAACGTCAAGAAAACTTCTCCCAAAATCCTGCTTACTCACccattctctccatcttctccgacctccaatccatcatcatttctcacctccacttccCGCCCGACGACGAACAACAAACCGCGCAAGAACGCGATGAATTCCGTACATTCCGACACCGGATGGGCGATACCCTCAAAGACTGCTGCCACGTCCTCGGCGCCACAGTATGCCTCAAAAAATCATAcgacctcatcctctccgcGCTCTCTCAACCATCCCCCTCATGGCAAGCGATCGAAGcacccctcttctccatgCGATCCATGGGTGCCGAAGTGGATCCTAACGACGATGAAGTCCTCCCACACATCATGGCCCTCCTTCCAACCCTCCCGCAACATCCTAAAATCAGGTATGCGTCCATCCTTGTCATCTCTCGCTACTCACCATGGCTCAACCGACACCCCGAACATCTCACATTCACCTTATCCTACGTGTCGGCAGGGTTTGAAATGGCGGACGAACAAGTTTCCGCCGCGGCAGCCCATGCGATGAAGTTTATCTGCCAAGACTGCACGACTCATCTTGTCCCCTTTTTGCCCCAGCTCCACACGTTTATGGAGAGTATAGGCGAGAGGCTGGGGCAAGAGGATGTGGTGGAAGTCTGCGAAGCCATCGCGTACATTATCGACGGTATGCTCCCTGCTGAAGCAGCTTCTGCGCTTTTGCAATTCTGTTCCCCCCTCATCACCCGTATCCAAACTCTCCTCTCGCTCTCCCCCTCTGCTCCCACCTCCTCGGTATCAGTGTCGGAGGGTGACCTCGAAAAAGTCTCAGACACCCTTGAACAAATAGATGCATACCTGTCTATCGTCCGTACCCTCTCCCCATTCCCTCCTTCATGCTACTCAACCGCTGAAAGGGTATATGCGATATTGGATGTGTTGTTGGAGAATTTTGGAGGGGTGTATCATGTCTCGGAGAAGGTGGGGTCTGTATTGAGGAGAGGTTTGATTTTTTTCCCGGCTGAGGTGCTTGTCGGGGCTGGGGCCGGAGCTGAAGGCGAAAgcggagggagaagaggggaagaaggaggaatggTGTCCCAACTGATCAAGCGGATGCAAACAAGCTTTGAAGAAACGGGGTACGCTAGTTATTTATGGATAATGGGTAAAGTGGTAGACAAATTTGGCGATATGGTCCTGTCTTCCACCTCGAGAGGAGAAACAGACGGAGCCGGGAGAATGGTAGGAGAGTTGTTGGGGAGAGCGTTTGAAGGTGTGACAACTTCTCTTGGGAGGTTGTTGGAAAGGAAAGTTGCCGTTGAGATACCCGACG TGCTGGACGATTAcgtccacctcttcctctcataCCTCATCCACCTTCCGCCAATCCTAGCTTCCCCTTTGCTTCCCCTCGCACTCTCGCATACCCTTCAAGCTCTTACTTGTCCAGCGACAAGCATCATTCTCACTTCGCTCGAcgtcctcgcccttctttcttcccatctatccccttccccttccccgtCCGCCACgtccacttcctcctctcgccCATCGACGCCGAAAAACCCAACAGCAGTCCGCCCGATGTTCGCTCAGTACGCCCGCCCcacactctccctcctccttaaGGGCCTCATTGCCGATTTCCCGGATGAAGCTTCCGAACCCATCGGCCAAGTCCTCGTGCATTTTGCGATAGCGTTTGGTGGTAGTGGGGGGGAGATGGAGGCGTGGGTGAGGGAGGCGTTGGCTGGTGTGGGTGGGCATTTGGTGCTGCCGGCTGATAAAGAGGCATTTTTGGGGCATATTCATGA ATGCATCGCCAACGGTCAGCCGGAAAAGATCAAGTACGCTTTACACGGTTTGTTAAGAGCTGCAAGGCggatgagagagagaggaagacagAGTAGGAAAAGTCTTGGAGCGGTATAA
- a CDS encoding protein-histidine kinase, putative, with product MSDHNGSKPPSKNGSSTVSVWNKKTSSTADNVKYVVSGPPTTQEEWDRFITDYTIGGLTQQSFPPTKSAQSTSTLDGSIVGQDVISQASILPASPTLSGQMPLTSLPIASSETSKAQVLEKNDSMSLDDRDTLDESSQEPRAVHLNTSSSGPSNQDPNIPNVPMTDEPRQSHSTSKPAEERTKKFKHPQGMTRENMEKLGDEYKMETKHGKKASSKQEKKAKVRPMKGDYRESSEEEPKKPSKRRARRPRSRGSWVSRREQSLDDPFLRAARDALDPALLDSATNSSTSISLADLGHNFAAERVRVREYFQKNGYLPPPRQTEEASRRRLRVIRRLGLENAETFQVETIDRLARLAVSFFKTNAAVISVIGKSKQLFLSEIGFGARTCDVDMSVCYHAMTMSQAGDQCIVINDASKDWRFRKNPLVDEGRGPVQFYAGSPLRVGQGSKEAIIGTLCVVDDKPRDDFGEDQRELLADLARCVVSELELLYSQQAAIESAKLHQISVDFLRRSLKHRPLERAGRSAGITTGSGSTPMEGVRAGNDGSSASGSTRSSGSQKRIEGADEHQSDETVDIYDEACREIRFALDAYAVAVVDLSQFHLFYPAYQNSSAGAGSTRAGSVMGTMTGSGATTVRPGASSSMDQTTSMTSTVEEEDNPWDSKKKQARPTYPMNDPLAPVRTPQVLFIPSRPRARSKWYNKITEQQSGDTLAVLGYSCAHDNYAFNFTTSPAARKIVADFIANNVTTRKVWYTRDDSEGIAASITHLMPQGTETSLALPVFGFDGQVSFAVVACWKDPLYTYPAGAMQFVETIAGSLLASVLKERLLQAERAQLNFASAASHELRTPLHQINAAANILRTSLQPVLQSSYAPDETPSQLSADDRQEVLAQLDLIDSNSLSLAGILENVIDTLDVGKMSESQGTENDHTPDIVTSRDTSRAVSLSAALEKVVDDAMELESKTRRAVGGKGLEDVEVILEVLPRQRGGWLTTKDIGPLARATGKVIHNAIKFTDKGHVHITVQDVSREVILPAGYDNSLKVSTVSIDIKDNGRGMSANFLDREILQPFSKEDPFVSGSGLGLTLTQRILELIGGKIAIASSPGKGTLVHIEVPVQLLNDDNNSDQDDLGRNDGASDAIEESNAIRTDGIYLIGFATAKNSALRRVGKSLTRQLKLHKCRVVTEINYASLIVTPEGGVTDAVLARLCRSARPCVQVIVLERDRTRYGSIYIPSPLHAHTNPQRSPSSPAATLLTPQDQEYLDRIPIIRLARPLRPSVVRRIMDPTPRMPEKPERYVSDVVGGDEAKEKAAMGARPSIEHVQRPPSASAPFNEGAEFKPHPITSAYPTISTSTAPPATLEGGSSSDVGSGSETQNEDQPSVSSISMSGSDMRSGTEELSGMSVSANGTSGVSEISESAVYGGSETSDRLTTEVNGKNERKSDKASMPSAKGLTLLKVLVVEDNVINRKIMTTMLRRASCSFAEAVDGVDAVDQFSTFQPDLVLLDITMPRKDGFAAAAEMRRLETVRQIAENDVPDPSSPIAAELIENALRSLDLNAHAPVPSSACSSAGSSHSIKLKKRARIIAVTAMSAEHQKRKGLYECGIDHWMTKPLSMSVLRSMVEKMKEEINEGT from the exons ATGTCCGATCACAATGGGAGCAAGCCTCcttcaaagaatggctcTTCGACTGTTTCGGTTTGGAATAAGAAGACCTCATCGACGGCTGACAATGTCAAGTATGTTGTGAGCGGTCCACCTACGACAcaggaagaatgggatAGGTTCATAACGGA CTATACCATAGGCGGCCTTACTCAGCAGTCCTTTCCTCCTACCAAGTCAGCACAATCGACATCTACCTTGGATGGATCCATTGTTGGCCAGGATGTCATATCCCAAGCATCCATTCTCCCTGCTTCTCCCACTCTGTCCGGTCAAATGCCTTTAACATCCCTTCCCATTGCCTCATCAGAAACGTCTAAAGCTCAAGTATTGGAAAAAAATGACAGTATGAGCCTTGATGACAGAGATACCTTGGATGAGAGCAGTCAGGAGCCCCGTGCTGTTCATCTCAatacatcttcttctggtcCTTCGAACCAAGACCCTAATATCCCCAACGTTCCCATGACCGACGAGCCCAGGCAATCTCATTCTACAAGCAAACCCGCGGAGGAAAGGACAAAGAAGTTCAAACATCCGCAAGGTATGACTCGGGAGAACATGGAGAAGCTTGGTGATGAGTACAAAATGGAAACGAAACACGGGAAGAAAGCGTCATCGAAACaggaaaagaaggcgaaAGTTCGACCAATGAAGGGAGATTACAGGGAATcatctgaagaagagccaaAGAAGCCGAGTAAAAGACGTGCACGTCGGCCGAGGTCGCGAGGGTCTTGGGTCAGTCGACGTGAGCAGTCCCTTGATGATCCCTTTCTCCGTGCTGCTCGAGATGCGTTAGATCCAGCATTATTAGACTCTGCTACCAATTCTTCTACATCAATTTCACTCGCCGACCTTGGTCACAACTTCGCGGCAGAAAGAGTCAGGGTGAGAGAATATTTTCAGAAGAACGGgtatcttcctccaccgcgGCAAACAGAAGAAGCATCCCGACGGCGCCTGCGAGTCATTCGACGACTTGGTCTTGAAAATGCCGAAACATTTCAGGTTGAAACCATTGACAGACTCGCCCGTCTTGCCGTTTCGTTTTTCAAGACTAACGCGGCAGTTATCAGCGTCATCGGCAAAAGCAAACAGCTGTTCCTTTCCGAAATCGGCTTTGGCGCACGGACATGCGACGTGGACATGTCCGTATGTTATCACGCAATGACAATGTCCCAAGCCGGGGATCAGTGTATTGTAATTAACGACGCGAGCAAAGATTGGCGGTTTAGGAAGAATCCacttgttgatgaaggaagaggaccaGTGCAGTTCTACGCTGGCTCGCCTTTGAGGGTAGGACAAGGGTCGAAAGAGGCCATTATCGGGACTTTGTGTGTAGTGGACGACAAGCCGAGAGACGATTTTGGAGAGGATCAGCGTGAACTGTTGGCGGATCTTGCGAGGTGTGTAGTGAGCGAGTTGGAATTACTTTACTCTCAACAAGCTGCGATCGAAAGCGCCAAACTTCATCAGATCTCCGTCGACTTCTTACGACGTTCGCTTAAGCATCGGCCGTTAGAGCGTGCGGGAAGATCAGCAGGTATCACAACTGGTTCCGGCTCGACGCCTATGGAAGGTGTCAGGGCTGGTAACGATGGTTCATCCGCGAGTGGTTCGACAAGAAGCTCAGGCAGTCAAAAACGGATTGAAGGAGCAGACGAGCACCAGAGTGATGAGACGGTCGACATCTACGACGAGGCATGTCGAGAGATCCGGTTTGCTCTGGACGCGTACGCTGTCGCTGTCGTCGATCTGTCGCAGTTCCATCTTTTCTACCCGGCTTACCAAAACTCCTCAGCGGGCGCTGGATCAACTCGAGCAGGATCAGTGATGGGGACGATGACGGGGAGCGGAGCGACTACTGTCAGACCTGGGGCATCTTCAAGCATGGACCAAACCACTTCAATGACTTCAactgttgaagaggaggataaTCCTTGGGactcgaagaagaaacaggCTCGCCCAACCTATCCCATGAACGATCCTTTAGCACCTGTTCGTACCCCTCAAGTCCTTTTTATTCCTTCTCGACCGCGAGCAAGGTCAAAGTGGTATAATAAAATTACAGAACAGCAGTCAGGCGATACA TTAGCAGTGCTGGGCTACAGTTGTGCCCATGACAACTATGCTTTTAACTTTACTACTTCACCGGCGGCAAGAAAGATTGTGGCCGACTTCATCGCGAACAACGTCACC ACAAGGAAAGTGTGGTACACACGGGATGACAGCGAGGGTATCGCTGCTAGTATAACCCACCTCATGCCTCAAGGCACTGAGACGAGTTTGGCATTGCCTGTATTTGGCTTCGACGGTCAG GTCTCATTTGCAGTTGTCGCGTGCTGGAAAGATCCTCTCTACACATATCCTGCTGGTGCAATGCAGTTCGTTGAAACGATTGCTGGTAGTTTACTGGCGTCTG TGTTGAAGGAACGGTTACTCCAAGCGGAGCGAGCGCAGTTGAACTTCGCTTCAGCCGCCAGTCATGAACTCAGAACACCCCTTCACCAAATCAATGCTGCCGCCAATATCCTTCGAACCTCTCTACAACCTGTTTTGCAGTCTTCTTATGCACCTGACGAAACGCCTTCGCAGCTATCGGCGGATGATCGACAAGAGGTGCTAGCTCAATTAGATCTGATAGACAGCAACAGTTTATCATTAGCGGGTATTTTGGAGAACGTTATCGACACATTGGATGTGGGCAAGATGTCCGAGTCTCAAGGCACTGAGAATGACCACACGCCAGATATCGTCACATCAAGAGATACTTCACGAGCAGTCAGTTTGTCCGCTGCTTTGGAAAAGGTGGTCGACGATGCTATGGAGTTGGAGTCAAAGACGAGGCGTGCCGTGGGAGGAAAGGGtttggaggatgtggaggtTATACTGGAAGTGTTGCCGAGGCAGAGGGGTGGATGGTTAACGACCAAAGATATCGGGCCATTGGCTAGAGCTACTGGGAAGGTTATTCACAACGCGATCAAGTTTACAGACAA GGGCCATGTGCATATCACAGTTCAAGATGTATCTCGCGAAGTCATCTTGCCTGCTGGCTATGATAATTCTCTCAAAGTGTCCACAGTATCAATCGATATCAAAGACAATGGACGTGGAA TGTCTGCCAATTTCCTTGATAGAGAGATCCTTCAACCTTTCTCCAAGGAGGATCCTTTTGTTTCTGGTTCTGGTCTTGGCCTCACGCTCACTCAGCGCATCCTCGAACTCATTGGAGGCAAGATCGCCATTGCCTCGTCACCTGGCAAGGGCACATTGGTCCATATTGAAGTTCCAGTTCAACTTCTTAACGATGATAACAACTCCGATCAAGATGATCTTGGTCGTAATGATGGCGCGTCTGACGCGATAGAAGAGTCAAATGCCATTCGAACGGATGGTATCTATCTCATAGGATTTGCCACGGCCAAGAACTCTGCATTACGCCGAGTCGGCAAGTCTCTCACACGGCAGTTGAAACTTCACAAGTGCCGAGTGGTTACCGAGATCAATTACGCCAGCTTAATCGTGACGCCGGAGGGAGGAGTAACCGATGCTGTGTTGGCGAGATTGTGTCGATCAGCGAGGCCATGTGTGCAAGTGATTGTTTTGGAAAGGGACCGGACCAGATACGGTTCCATTTACATTCCAAGCCCTTTGCACGCCCATACCAATCCTCAAAGATCGCCTTCCAGTCCGGCAGCAACTCTTCTCACACCTCAAGATCAGGAGTATCTGGACCGGATTCCTATCATCCGCCTCGCAAGACCACTACGACCTAGTGTTGTAAGACGTATCATGGATCCTACTCCTAGAATGCCCGAAAAACCTGAGAGATACGTATCAGATGTCGTTGGGGGTGATgaggcaaaggaaaaagcCGCGATGGGCGCGAGACCATCCATTGAACATGTTCAAAGGCCGCCATCAGCCAGTGCTCCCTTTAATGAAGGTGCTGAATTTAAACCACATCCGATAACATCAGCATACCCTACAATTTCAACATCTACGGCTCCGCCTGCGACATTGGAGGGAGGTAGCTCGAGTGATGTGGGAAGTGGGAGCGAGACGCAGAATGAGGATCAGCCGTCTGTGTCCTCCATTTCAATGAGCGGTAGCGATATGCGTAGCGGAACGGAAGAACTTTCGGGGATGTCGGTCTCGGCTAATGGAACAAGTGGAGTTAGTGAAATTAGTGAGAGTGCAGTATACGGTGGAAGCGAGACTAGCGACCGTTTAACAACGGAAGTGAATGGTAAAAATGAGAGGAAGTCGGACAAAGCCAGTATGCCGTCGGCAAAAGGCCTTACTTTACTTAAAG TGCTTGTCGTGGAGGATAATGTGATCAATCGAAAGATAATGACGACCATGCTTCGACGAGCG TCTTGCAGCTTCGCTGAAGCCGTTGATGGAGTCGACGCTGTGGATCAGTTTTCAACTTTTCAACCCGACTTGGTTCTTCTCGACATAACGATGCCACGCAAAGATGGTttcgccgccgccgcggAAATGCGTCGGCTTGAAACAGTCCGTCAGATCGCCGAAAACGATGTTCCCGATCCTTCAAGCCCTATCGCCGCCGAATTGATCGAGAACGCATTACGATCACTTGACCTCAACGCCCATGCACCAGTGCCATCAAGTGCCTGTTCATCTGCTGGAAGCAGCCACAGTATcaaattgaagaagagagcaaGGATTATCGCAGTAACGGCCATGAGTGCTGAACAccaaaagaggaaggggttATACGAGTGTGGTATTGATCATTGGATGACCAAGCCGTTGAGTATGAGCGTGTTGAGATCGATGGTAGAgaaaatgaaggaggaaatCAATGAGGGCACGTAA
- a CDS encoding alpha-glucoside:hydrogen symporter, putative translates to MNLNEEKNVEAFALDSEDNKDGKDFDKSIVHLENAGAANSQQWDQLRLDAMAAEELEHSMGLKQALRVYPKAAFWSFSISLCIVMEGYDIGLLGSIIGLPTYREKYGHYSESAGSYQLSPSWQTAVGQASTIGCFIGIFACSWAQDRWGYRRTIQAALIALTGFIFIVFFAPNIEVLFVGQMLCGLPWGAFASSAVSYASDVTPVPLRGYLTTYVNLCWVIGQFIAAGVLQSTSTRTDQWGYRIPFAIQWLWPLPLFILVTLAPESPWYLVRKGKLEEAKQAVARLSRRGDVTDPAQTVAMMIRTNQIELANQTGSSYFDCFKGSDLRRTEIACLGWAAQILAGSTFANTPTYFFQQAGLSTANSFKLGLGTTALAFVGTCGSWITLTYFGRRTIYLSGLVVLTVLLFVVGGVSFPAETNSNAAWGQAAAILIWVLVYDFTVGPLAYCIVGEVSSTRLRSKTVGLSRNLYNILSVVSGILNTYQINPDAWNWKGKAGFFWGASAGLIATWAYFRLPECKGRTYRELDIMFERGIPARRFKDTVVDKEAEE, encoded by the exons ATGAACCTCAACGAAGAGAAGAACGTAGAAGCATTCGCCTTGGACAGTGAAGATAAcaaggatggcaaggactTTGACAAATCGATCGTGCACCTGGAGAATGCCGGTGCAGCCAACAGTCAACAGTGGGATCAGCTTCGACTCGATGCGATGGCTGCCGAGGAGCTCGAACACTCCATGGGTTTAAAGCAGGCCTTGCGTGTTTATCCCAAGGCagctttctggtctttctcTATCTCACTCTGCATCGTCATGGAGGGGTATGACATCGGCT TGCTTGGTAGCATCATCGGACTGCCCACCTATCGTGAAAAGTATGGACACTATTCCGAAAGTGCCGGCAGCTACCAGTTATCTCCCTCTTGGCAGACTGCCGTTGGTCAAGCCTCAACTATCGGCTGCTTCAT TGGTATTTTTGCATGCTCCTGGGCCCAAGACAGATGGGGATATCGCCGAACAATCCAGGCGGCACTCATCGCCCTTACTGGCTTCATTTTTATCGTCTTCTTTGCGCCTAATATCGAAGTTCTCTTTGTCGGACAA ATGCTCTGCGGTCTACCCTGGGGAGCTTTTGCTAGT TCTGCGGTATCTTACGCAAGTGACGTGACGCCAGTCCCATTACGTGGCTACCTCACAAC CTATGTCAATTTGTGCTGGGTCATTGGACAATTCATCGCTGCTGGGGTATTGCAAAGCACTTCGACCCGGACTGATCAATGGGGATACAGA ATCCCGTTTGCGATTCAGTGGCTCTggcctcttcccctcttcatcctcgtaACGTTGGCGCCAGAGAGTCCATGGTACCTGGTCCGTAAAGGAAAACTGGAAGAGGCGAAACAGGCTGTGGCGAGACTTTCCAGGAGAGGCGATGTCACCGATCCCGCCCAGACGGTAGCCATGATG ATCCGTACCAACCAAATCGAGCTCGCGAATCAAACTGGCTCCAGCTATTTC GATTGTTTCAAAGGCAGCGATCTTCGCCGTACGGAAATTGCGTGTCTGGGATGGGCTGCCCAGATCCTTGCCGGTAGTACTTTTGCGAATACACCTACTTACTTTTTCCAGCAAG CTGGACTCAGTACCGCAAATTCTTTCAAGCTGGGCCTTGGGACTACAGCACTAGCCTTTGTTGGTACTTGCGGTTCTTGGATCACTCTTACG TACTTTGGGCGGCGAACTATTTACTTGTCCGGTCTGGTGGTCCTCACTGTTCT GCTTTTCGTCGTGGGTGGGGTCTCCTTCCCAGCAGAGACCAACAGCAACGCTGC CTGGGGTCAAGCCGCAGCAATTTTAATCTGGGTTCTTGTATATGACTTCACTGTCGGC CCGCTAGCCTATTGTATCGTAGGCGAAGTATCGTCAACCCGTCTGAGGTCAAAGACAGTTGGTCTATCTAGGAACCTCTACAACATTCTCAGTGTCGTCTCTGGAATCCTCAACACCTACCAGATAAACCCGGACGCGTGGAActggaaaggaaaagctgGTTTCTTCTGG GGAGCATCCGCCGGGCTCATCGCCACTTGGGCGTACTTCCGATTGCCCGAATGCAAGGGTAGAACGTATCGAGAGCTCGACATCATGTTTGAGCGTGGCATTCCCGCTAGACGATTCAAGGACACGGTCGTCGACAAAGAGGCTGAGGAGTAA
- a CDS encoding nucleus protein, putative, whose translation MSQSSWPPELKAWVQNCLARATASNKDAVNNELKKVLFEAHAQGTINTTDWSKVELQALKSQAQRTTYTPQPTYAVSSPALSASSSASTLTKDTTLKKKKKKNNGTSTSSFPSPYLFSGSAEEEEAKARRAARFQKPAATPSSNHAAASGGIGTWFVDDAIGSGGLGMVPGQVGKRKIMGKGNLGYGGAVVQEVDPNVIDWDAYTIRGTSTKLEKSYLRLTSEPSPADIRPLPVLEQTLELLKSRWKNEHNYAYALDQFKSMRQDLTVQRIKNDFTVKVYEIHARIALEAKDLGEYNQCQSMLRQLYELGLHGHPEEFLSYRIMYLLHTRNRSDMATLLAQLTEAEKQHPAVKHSLDVHAALSTSNYHRFFRLFITAPNMSGYIMDHFVERERMSALAVMSKAYMTLPLDYIFHTLAFDSEDETHQFLTEHNAAVYTNLHASHGFRTPLHDLIWDCRKAHSACQKGMEKYRVVDLKGQVD comes from the exons ATGTCACAATCATCATGGCCGCCAGAACTGAA AGCGTGGGTTCAGAACTGCCTTGCGAGAGCGACAGCATCAAACAAGGATGCGGTCAATAACGAGCTCAAGAAG GTCTTGTTTGAGGCGCATGCTCAAGGAACAATCAACACGACAGATTGGTCCAAGGTCGAGCTTCAAGC TCTCAAGTCGCAAGCACAACGGACGACCTATACTCCTCAACCGACTTATGCAGTGTCATCCCCTGCATTATCGGCATCGTCGTCCGCTTCAACATTAACCAAAGATACCActttgaagaaaaaaaaaaagaagaacaacGGTACTTCCACTTCAAGTTTTCCCTCACCGTACCTATTTTCTGGTTctgccgaagaagaagaagccaaggcTCGCCGCGCAGCACGATTTCAAAAACCAGCAGCTACACCGTCGTCAAATCATGCCGCAGCCTCGGGCGGTATTGGGACGTGGTTCGTGGATGATGCAATAGGTAGTGGTGGACTCGGGATGGTTCCCGGGCAGGTAGGCAAACGAAAAATTATGGGCAAGGGTAATTTGGGTTATGGAGGTGCTGTCGTTCAAGAAGTTGATCCT AATGTCATTGATTGGGATGCCTATACCATCCGAGGGACTTCGACAAAACTTGAAAAATCCTACTTGCGACTAACCTCT GAACCTTCACCTGCTGACATACGGCCTCTTCCCGTTCTTGAGCAGACTTTAGAACTACTGAAATCCagatggaagaatgagCACAACTATGCTTATGCTCTGGATCAGTTCAAAAGTATGAGACAGGATCTGACA GTTCAACGAATTAAGAACGACTTTACCGTCAAAGTCTACGAAATCCACGCTCGAATAGCATTAGAAGCG AAGGACCTGGGTGAATATAATCAATGTCAGTCTATGTTACGGCAGCTGTACGAGTTAGGTCTGCATGGTCATCCCGAAGAATTCCTGTCCTACCGTATCATGTACTTGTTACATACGCGTAATCGCAGTG ATATGGCTACTCTTCTTGCACAACTAACAGAAGCCGAAAAACAGCATCCCGCTGTAAAGCACTCGCTCGATGTTCATGCCGCCCTATCTACCTCTAACTATCATCGATTCTTCCGTTTATTTATCACCGCACCCAATATGAGTGGATACATCATGGACCATTTCGTGGAGCGAGAACGCATGTCTGCTTTGGCCGTCATGTCTAAAGC TTACATGACCCTTCCGTTAGATTATATCTTTCACACCCTTGCATTTGACTCTGAAGACGAGACACACCAATTCCTGACCGAACACAACGCCGCAGTCTACACCAACCTCCATGCCTCACACGGATTCAGAACGCCTTTGCATGATCTTATATGGGACTGCAGGAAGGCGCACTCAGCTTGTCAGAAGGGAATGGAAAAGTATCGGGTTGTGGATCTGAAGGGTCAAGTGGATTAA